In a single window of the Sylvia atricapilla isolate bSylAtr1 chromosome 18, bSylAtr1.pri, whole genome shotgun sequence genome:
- the RHOT1 gene encoding mitochondrial Rho GTPase 1 isoform X5, whose protein sequence is METILPIMNQYTEIETCVECSAKNLKNISELFYYAQKAVLHPTGPLYCPEEKEMKPACIKALTRIFRISDQDNDGTLNDAELNFFQRICFNTPLAPQALEDVKNVVRKNLSDGVADNGLTLKGFLFLHTLFIQRGRHETTWTVLRRFGYDDDLELTPEYLFPPLKIPPDCTTELNHHAYLFLQSIFDKHDLDRDCALSPDELKDLFKVFPYMPWGPDVNNTVCTNERGWITYQGFLSQWTLTTYLDVQRCLEYLGYLGYSILAEQESQASAITVTRDKKIDLQKKQTQRNVFRCNVVGMKGCGKSGVLQALLGRNLIRQRQIRAEHKSYYAINTVYVYGQEKYLLLHDVSDSDFLTDAETICDAVCLVYDVSNPKSFEYCARIFKQHFMDSRIPCLVVAAKSDLHEVRQEYSISPAEFCRKHKMPPPQAFTCNTADVPSKDLFVKLTTMAMYPHARLRCMCACNRCTFCICQNFLNSDLLQSVKNKLFTAVLNRLRASLAEVGAVLVADEESRIMQQVHAVHSLEDSIFMGSSLGPRLPEDRHVTQADLKSSTFWLRASFGATVFAVLGFAMYKALLKQR, encoded by the exons AAACCTGCCTGTATTAAAGCACTGACTCGCATTTTTAGAATTTCTGATCAAGATAATGATGGTACTCTCAATGATGCAGAGCTTAACTTCTTTCAG AGAATTTGTTTTAATACACCACTGGCCCCTCAAGCTTTGGAAGACGTAAAGAACGTAGTCAGGAAAAACCTCAGTGATGGAGTTGCAGATAATGGATTGACATTAAAAG gttttctttttctgcacaCCCTCTTCATCCAGCGAGGAAGGCACGAGACAACGTGGACGGTTCTGCGTCGCTTCGGCTACGACGACGACCTGGAGCTTACCCCAGAGTACCTGTTCCCTCC CCTAAAAATTCCCCCTGACTGCACAACAGAACTAAATCATCATGCATACTTGTTTCTTCAAAGTATTTTTGATAAACACGATTTG GATAGAGACTGTGCTTTATCTCCTGATGAACTGAAAGACTTGTTCAAAGTCTTCCCTTACATGCCGTGGGGGCCTGATGTGAACAACACAGTTTGTACAAATGAAAGAGGCTGGATCACATACCAGGGGTTCCTCTCGCAGTGGAC ACTAACCACATACCTGGATGTGCAGCGTTGTCTAGAGTACCTGGGTTATTTAGGCTACTCCATACTTGCAGAACAAGAATCTCAAGCATCAGCCATTACAG TGACAAGAGATAAAAAGATAGACCTCCAGAAAAAACAGACTCAGCGAAACGTCTTCCGGTGCAACGTTGTTGGGATGAAAGGCTGTGGGAAAAGTGGAGTTCTTCAAGCTCTTCTTGGAAGGAATCTGATA aGACAGAGGCAAATACGTGCAGAACACAAATCTTACTATGCCATTAATACAGTCTATGTGTATGGACAGGAAAAATACTTGCTG ctacACGATGTCAGTGACTCAGACTTTTTAACTGATGCTGAGACCATATGCGATGCTGTCTGCCTGGTGTATGATGTCAGTAATCCTAAATCCTTTGAGTACTGTGCCAGGATTTTTAAG caGCACTTCATGGACAGCAGAATACCATGTTTAGTGGTAGCTGCCAAGTCCGACTTGCACGAAGTTAGACAGGAATACAGTATTTCTCCTGCTGaattctgcagaaaacacaaaatgccTCCGCCCCAAGCCTTTACGTGTAACACTGCTGATGTGCCGAGTAAGGATCTCTTTGTTAAGCTGACAACGATGGCAATGTATCC CCATGCCCGGTTACGCTGTATGTGCGCCTGCAACAGGTGTACATTTTGCATCTGTCAGAACTTCCTCAACTCAGACTTGCTGCAATCTGTAAAGAACAAACTCTTCACTGCAGTTCTTAACAG GTTAAGAGCCTCCCTAGCTGAGGTGGGGGCCGTGCTGGTAGCAGACGAGGAGAGCAGGATTATGCAGCAGGTGCACGCCGTCCACTCTCTAGAAGATTCCATCTTCATGGGGTCATCTCTTGGTCCACGTTTGCCTGAAGACAG GCACGTGACACAAGCGGACCTCAAGAGCTCAACGTTCTGGCTCCGAGCAAGTTTTGGTGCTACTGTGTTTGCAGTTTTGGGTTTTGCCATGTACAAAGCACTACTAAAGCAGCGATGA